DNA from Quercus lobata isolate SW786 chromosome 1, ValleyOak3.0 Primary Assembly, whole genome shotgun sequence:
TTATCTAACTATTAGTCGTAGGCCAGTGGCTACTGCCTAGGCTTTTTACCTAAAGATCAAAACTAtcgatattttttttattttaaaaaaatatattaagtgaatttgattgaaatgggaaataaataaatcaaaaaaagaagaaacaaaaggtGTAAAAGGTTGAGGGACAGGGACGGTTTAATACATTTTTATCTAAACCCAAACACCCACAGAGAACCAAAGAAAGGAGCAAAGATACCACCAAGTCCTAACCTCACCAAAGAGGTCAAACTGAATAACCAAGATGGTAGTGTCTTATTTAGGAAATTTGAACTTAAAAGAGAGATGAATAAGATTCAAACCACTTATGTGATCAGGAAAGGAACCGATAAGTTGATTGTTATCAAGAGATAAACTTTTAAGATTGGACAAGTCTAATATTAACAACGACAGCAAACTTGCTAAAATAttccaaaataattaaaaattgttagTTTGATGTGTCaaccaaaaacacataaaatttataagtgACAATTGAATCTCACCGCTAAAATTAGTAGATGACAAATccaaataaataagttttgTAAAATTCCCAAGTGATACTTGAATTAACCCAATAAAATTGTTCCCTGATAGATCCAAATAAGTAATTTGTGTTAGGTTCTCAAGTGATTTTGATGGAATTAACCCAATAAAATTGTTCCTTGATAGAATCAAATAAGTGATTTGAGTGAGGTTTCTAAGCGATGTTGGAATTGGCCCTGTAAAAATGCAATAAGAGAGATCCAAATGCTTCAAGGTCTTTAGACCGCTCCAATTATACTTAAGAAGAGAAACTTCAAGATTCTTATTTTCCccaatattttctcatttttgttaATGATTTGAATTTCCAACATATAGGTATATTCCTGTCTTCATTATAGATGATATTTCAAGTGTATGTTCTCCCCCATCCCctccccaaaagaaaaaggtgcaCATGTTGCTCCTTTGTCCTTATATGAACAAATACTCATCAACTTTTACATTAAACcatcatttatattatttttatttttatttttatttttatttatcaatcaTTGACATACCACTTaagcaattatgaaaaaaattagtgAAATTTTGTGTCTCAAGTGGACCgtactatttttttaagatgaatTTAGGGCCATGCCTTCAACTCAATTTATTTGCAGGAATGAGGAAAACAATCAACTCGATTCCGTAAAACACTCATCACTAGCTATAAGAGAACCGAAAACGAGGCTCCCAAGTTAGGGAATTATGACATTAGTGATCCCCAAAACCAAACAGGACATCTTCTCAACCACAATACCTTTAGCTGAACCTGAATTTTGTTCATGTTTGGTGTGACCATAAGCAGGTTGTGGCCTCTCAAACAAGACTTGGCCAATACAAAACCCAGAAGCTAAAAACTCCACCTAAAAAGAGATACAGAGTGGTAatggataaataaataaacattctGGCAATAATGACATAGTTGTAAGACACGTCCACTCCCATATGGACCATTCTAAAATCCAGGTCACTCCCATTCTAAATGTTTACATGAATCCATAAACCCTGGTAAAGAGAAGAGATGGTACATTTGTAAGCTCAATTTTTCATTGGCAAGGAACAAACTCAAGGTCCAGTTACATAGTCCAAAAAATTCTAGTTCCACTACCTAAAAGTATAAATTACAGTGAACCCCAGAAGAGGCCCCACGAGATAAGAAACAAAGGTGGAGgataaaatttaaggaaaacTAGAGACAAACAAAATTGATGAACAATACAAGAATATTTCAACCATGTCATTGGGCCTGTGCATTTCCTTTTGACTTCATTAGATTACAAACAGTGCTGCTTTTGATTGCTCAAGATGGTAGAAAACTAGAAGGACCTCCAGGGCAAATCAACACAAGAACTAAAAATGTTGCAGACATCAGATATAGAAACTTGGGGGCCTGTAGGATTGAACTTGAACTCCCATCCAAGGGATTTGCAGGTCCAAGTGCTGTTGCAGGTGAAAATCCACCACTCGTGCTCGAACTAGAACTGTTTAGGAATATTACATGTTTAGAGTCAAGACcttaaaaataacaaacaacATTCTTAGTAAAAATGAGTGAAGTGGAATCAGATTCTCACCTTCCAGTAAATTTACAGGACCCATTACCTGCAAAGAGCCACCCACCAACAAATAGTCAGGGAAAAACCAAATATTAGAAACAGAAGACATGAGTACAGCAtatctttccttcttcttcaattctttttttcttaagtatGGCATGGGGATTCAAAACATGGACTTCTCAATGGGAAACACCAAGAAATCATTGGCAACAGTATATCAATGGACATAAAATTTCAGGCCTACAgattaaaaagagagaaatgctatgccacaacactttcacaacaaatcttaagtggcaggttattaTTGGCTGTTTTtagtgggcaaaaaagtaatttcagtgatgggtttaaattaaaaccaataacaacttaccacctatgatttgttgtgaaagtgttgtgaatatattgtggatgtagcacttctctttaaaagaaataaattaagagCAAGGGGCATCACTCATAGGTACTGCCTAAAAGGAGACTAGTATCCAAGTTTTCAGGTACAGCCATCCATAGACCTAACTTGCAGGATAATGGGAgtcattataataattattttccttAATGGTAAACCATGTTTACTTCAGGGTAACAGAAGCATTGGAAAGATTTCCTAGGCACGTGCATAAATACTTTCACAACCGTATTGTCCAGATCATAATAGAACACCAGCATCATATCATATGAGAAATATTCCTGTATTAATGGTTATAGCACATCAAGTCATACTAGATATCTTAAAATCATTCAAAGAAACTGTTCTCTGTTGGAACGAGTAGATAGCAGGATTCTACTTCTATGTGCCATACTATGTGTCATATTTTAAGATATACTACTTAAAGATACCTTTCTCTAGAGCACTTAATTTCCTAAATGTTTCTTAGAGCCCACAAACTACCATTATGTTTAAACGGAAAAATGATGTAAGCAAAAAGAGTTCCTTTACCCAGGGGTGCTCAACTGTTGACAAATTCATGAATATTCCTAATTAACTCTTACTACAGTATAGATGAAAAAGAATTCTGTCATACATTTTCTTATGGAaactcaactaaaaaaaaaaaacagagcatcCAATTAATGATCTCCAGAGATAAAAAGCAGGAAAATGACAAGTACTTACTGGGATCAATAGTGGTGGTTGTAGCTGTACCATCAAAGTCACATGTTCCACCAACAGCATGCTTCTTTTGATAATAATCATTATAAGCATAAGAAGCATGATTTTCAAGAGTATCAGGGTTATAACATGGTTTCCCTGATTGAATGGCAGTGCAGTTAGCCTGGCCTTGCCCACAAGCCCAGTTTAGGCCATTTTGTAACTTATCAGAATCTGCACCAGGTTTTGCCACACAGAAAACCACAGAAGAATTTCCTGTAATTTGATCAGAAGGACCCAAACTCAAAGAATATACGGCACTCCCGTTGGCATAAAAAACaccccaatttttttctgacACTGGCCCAGGCCTCTTATCTTCATTGAACAACTCATATATGTAGGTATTAATGGGAATGTTTAGCTGACTTGGTGGACCTGAATTATTTAGAACTCGCTTGATCAGATTATCAACAAAGGTCTCTGCATTCTCCACAGTAGCATCAGGTTCTTTTGCTCCACCAAACCATGGCCAGCCACTCTCTGTCACAACAATAGGGATTCCAGAAAAATTTAAAGCATCAATAGAATAATAGGCAGCATCCACCATAGCGTCAAACATGCTGTTATAGTGGAAAAGAGTGTTTGGGTCTACAATCTGCTTGACTGAGGGAAGTGGTCGGAAAAGAGCATAATCAATTGGGAAAATGCCATTCCCTTTCGTGTATCCGTAATAGGGATATGCATTTAACATGTAATAGGAATTTGtgtttttcaaaaactgaaGGATTTGGTAAATAGTAGAGTTCCAGGAAGAATCAAAGGTAGCAGTGGAGGGGGGGAAAGGTCTAGGGATTATATCCATATGATGGGGAGTTGAAACTTTGACCTGAAAATTTAGGTCTGAAGCAACTAGGGCTTT
Protein-coding regions in this window:
- the LOC115977246 gene encoding glucan endo-1,3-beta-glucosidase 4; this translates as MMREKWLGSLLLLVFGIFTRALGAFVGINIGTDVTNLPPASDIVAILKANQITHVRLYDADSHMLKALSNSGIEVIVGVTNEEILGIGESPSAAAAWINKNVAAYLPSTNITAIAVGSEVLTAVPNAAPVLVSAMNYLHKALVASDLNFQVKVSTPHHMDIIPRPFPPSTATFDSSWNSTIYQILQFLKNTNSYYMLNAYPYYGYTKGNGIFPIDYALFRPLPSVKQIVDPNTLFHYNSMFDAMVDAAYYSIDALNFSGIPIVVTESGWPWFGGAKEPDATVENAETFVDNLIKRVLNNSGPPSQLNIPINTYIYELFNEDKRPGPVSEKNWGVFYANGSAVYSLSLGPSDQITGNSSVVFCVAKPGADSDKLQNGLNWACGQGQANCTAIQSGKPCYNPDTLENHASYAYNDYYQKKHAVGGTCDFDGTATTTTIDPSNGSCKFTGSSSSSTSGGFSPATALGPANPLDGSSSSILQAPKFLYLMSATFLVLVLICPGGPSSFLPS